From the Streptomyces nigrescens genome, one window contains:
- a CDS encoding non-ribosomal peptide synthetase has product MTQPMTARTAAPTTVAGAGRHTPQPGTLSIAHGARPATDGAAGVLARFEEWVRRSPEAPAVIDGAHSWTYGQIGSAADEVAQALRARVRPGDLVGVCLDRSAALVVTAVALARIGAVYLPLGPRPGERRTDAVTEDIDVVCLIGDPGLLPPRYRTADRMDLTLPGEGANATATVVAAFAAPGPAAHSAPAGTFYAVLTSGSTGRPKAVAVGEPALGGLLDWYRATTGLGPGDRQSLLIGVAFDPHLLELWGGLTSGAALVPAPDEVRWDSVVLADWWRTAGVSVSVAATPMVEPLLDRPWPQDLRLRHLMTGGDRMRRHPGAEVTATVHNAYGPAEATVIATTHAMHGTDGAAGTDSAPPIGRPVPGVTVIVAGQDGRPVERGTEGELLIGGSGLALGYLDPELTARRFTAVPEGLELPGVERVYRTGDRVRMAADGQLEFLGRLDDQVKISGVRIEPAEVEAAFEQDPAVLSAVVTAPRSADGRARLVAYVRAAADSGLTAEALLPALRTWLPEQAVPSDVRIVGSFPLDANGKVDRAELTRRAAESAAPRPGGTAPDDGAPAGATPGERLVLSAVRDLLDRPGTSLADNFTEAGGTSVLAARLLTVIEKESGVRLRAPELLRQPDLRAVALLVDQRCASRQPAGA; this is encoded by the coding sequence ATGACCCAGCCGATGACCGCCCGGACGGCGGCCCCGACGACCGTCGCCGGCGCCGGACGGCACACCCCGCAGCCCGGCACGCTGAGCATCGCCCACGGCGCCCGTCCCGCCACCGACGGCGCGGCCGGAGTCCTCGCCCGCTTCGAGGAGTGGGTCCGCCGCTCCCCGGAAGCTCCCGCGGTGATCGACGGGGCCCACAGCTGGACGTACGGCCAGATCGGCAGCGCCGCGGACGAGGTCGCACAAGCGCTGCGCGCCCGGGTGCGGCCCGGGGACCTTGTCGGCGTCTGCCTCGACCGGTCGGCCGCCCTCGTGGTGACCGCCGTCGCGCTCGCCAGGATCGGCGCCGTCTATCTGCCGCTGGGCCCCCGCCCCGGTGAGCGCCGCACCGACGCCGTCACCGAGGACATCGACGTCGTCTGTCTGATCGGCGATCCCGGGCTCCTGCCGCCCCGGTACCGGACGGCCGACCGGATGGACCTGACGCTACCCGGCGAGGGGGCCAATGCCACCGCCACGGTCGTGGCGGCCTTCGCCGCGCCCGGTCCCGCCGCGCACTCCGCGCCCGCCGGGACGTTCTACGCCGTGCTGACCTCCGGATCCACTGGCCGCCCCAAGGCGGTGGCCGTCGGTGAGCCCGCGCTCGGCGGGCTGCTCGACTGGTACCGCGCCACGACCGGGCTCGGCCCCGGTGACCGGCAGTCGCTGCTGATCGGCGTCGCGTTCGACCCCCATCTGCTGGAGCTGTGGGGCGGGCTGACGTCCGGCGCGGCCCTGGTGCCCGCGCCGGACGAGGTCCGCTGGGACTCCGTGGTGCTCGCCGACTGGTGGCGTACGGCCGGGGTGTCGGTGTCGGTCGCGGCGACCCCGATGGTCGAGCCGCTGCTGGACCGGCCCTGGCCGCAGGATCTGAGGCTGCGTCATCTGATGACCGGCGGCGACCGGATGCGCCGCCACCCCGGCGCGGAGGTGACCGCCACCGTCCACAACGCCTACGGACCGGCCGAGGCCACCGTGATCGCCACCACCCACGCCATGCACGGCACGGACGGTGCGGCGGGCACGGACTCCGCGCCCCCGATCGGCCGCCCCGTACCGGGCGTGACCGTGATCGTCGCCGGCCAGGACGGCCGGCCCGTCGAGCGCGGTACGGAGGGCGAACTCCTCATCGGCGGAAGCGGGCTGGCGCTCGGCTATCTGGACCCCGAGCTGACCGCGCGCCGCTTCACCGCCGTTCCCGAGGGTCTCGAACTGCCGGGAGTGGAGCGGGTGTACCGCACCGGGGACCGGGTGCGGATGGCGGCCGACGGGCAGCTGGAGTTCCTCGGCCGCCTCGACGACCAGGTCAAGATCAGCGGGGTCCGGATCGAACCGGCCGAGGTGGAGGCCGCGTTCGAGCAGGACCCGGCGGTCCTGAGCGCCGTCGTCACCGCACCGCGCTCCGCCGACGGCCGGGCCCGCCTGGTGGCGTACGTACGCGCGGCTGCCGATTCCGGGCTCACGGCGGAGGCGCTGCTGCCGGCCCTGCGGACCTGGCTGCCCGAGCAGGCCGTCCCCTCGGACGTACGGATCGTGGGCTCCTTCCCCCTGGACGCCAACGGCAAGGTGGACCGCGCCGAGCTGACCCGACGGGCGGCCGAGTCCGCCGCGCCCCGCCCCGGCGGCACCGCCCCGGACGACGGAGCGCCCGCCGGCGCCACCCCCGGTGAGCGGCTCGTCCTGAGCGCCGTCCGCGATCTGCTCGACCGGCCCGGGACCTCGCTGGCGGACAACTTCACCGAGGCCGGCGGCACTTCTGTCCTCGCCGCCCGGCTGCTGACCGTCATCGAGAAGGAGAGCGGGGTACGGCTGCGCGCCCCCGAGCTGCTCCGCCAGCCGGATCTGCGCGCCGTGGCCCTGCTCGTCGATCAGCGGTGTGCCTCCCGGCAGCCGGCGGGAGCCTGA